From Candidatus Nomurabacteria bacterium, one genomic window encodes:
- a CDS encoding AbrB/MazE/SpoVT family DNA-binding domain-containing protein translates to MGDKKSSEVNIRKLQKTGKDGESYMLTLPKAFVKKLGWKEHQKVVVELKGSHLVITDWVE, encoded by the coding sequence ATGGGCGATAAGAAATCTAGTGAAGTAAACATTCGCAAACTGCAAAAAACTGGTAAAGATGGCGAGAGCTATATGCTGACGTTGCCGAAAGCTTTTGTAAAAAAGCTGGGCTGGAAAGAGCACCAAAAAGTTGTTGTCGAACTCAAGGGTAGCCACCTAGTGATCACCGACTGGGTAGAATAA